A single window of Acidobacteriota bacterium DNA harbors:
- a CDS encoding MOSC domain-containing protein, with protein MVPKISAICVSKRKGTRKKEVQSVRLIKDYGIEGDAHAGSEKRQVSILTEKSIEHMKSLGLKLNFGDFGENIVVRGLSFEDFKKGDLIRLGKNALGEVTVLGKECHTRCAIFYKTGDCIMPREGVFLKITKGGKIKKGDRIRMVQRK; from the coding sequence ATGGTGCCAAAAATTTCGGCGATTTGTGTTAGTAAAAGAAAGGGAACTCGAAAAAAAGAAGTTCAATCAGTTAGGTTAATTAAAGACTATGGAATCGAGGGAGATGCCCACGCAGGTTCAGAAAAGAGGCAGGTTTCAATCCTCACAGAAAAAAGCATAGAACACATGAAATCTCTTGGGTTAAAATTAAATTTCGGTGATTTTGGTGAAAACATTGTTGTGAGAGGGTTGTCTTTTGAAGATTTTAAAAAAGGAGATCTCATAAGACTCGGAAAAAATGCTTTAGGAGAGGTGACAGTTTTAGGGAAAGAATGCCACACAAGATGTGCCATATTCTATAAGACAGGAGATTGCATAATGCCAAGGGAGGGAGTTTTTTTAAAAATTACAAAGGGAGGGAAAATCAAAAAAGGAGATAGAATAAGGATGGTTCAGAGAAAATGA
- a CDS encoding MogA/MoaB family molybdenum cofactor biosynthesis protein: MRVFILTISDRSFRGERVDLSGRILFDEIREKMKPAVIGCKIVPDEENIIYEELIKLSDHEGFDIVITTGGTGISPRDVTPEATKRAIQKEIPGISEALRAESLKKTPFGMLSRGVSGIRGKTLIINLPGSPQAVEELIDLLIEPLLHSVDLIQGKEVHHHKKNKKTIFL; encoded by the coding sequence ATGAGAGTATTTATTTTAACGATAAGTGATAGATCCTTTAGAGGAGAAAGAGTAGACCTCAGTGGAAGGATTTTGTTTGATGAAATAAGAGAAAAAATGAAGCCTGCAGTAATTGGCTGTAAAATCGTACCCGATGAAGAAAACATTATTTACGAAGAACTCATCAAATTAAGCGATCACGAAGGCTTTGACATTGTAATAACAACAGGAGGAACTGGAATATCTCCCAGAGATGTAACTCCTGAAGCCACGAAAAGAGCGATACAGAAGGAGATTCCAGGAATTTCAGAGGCTTTGAGAGCAGAGAGTCTGAAGAAAACGCCATTTGGGATGCTTTCAAGGGGAGTCTCGGGAATAAGAGGAAAAACTTTAATTATAAACCTTCCAGGAAGCCCTCAAGCAGTTGAAGAGCTTATCGATTTACTTATAGAGCCATTACTCCATTCTGTTGATCTCATTCAGGGTAAAGAAGTTCATCATCACAAAAAGAATAAAAAAACAATTTTTTTATAA
- a CDS encoding tetratricopeptide repeat protein, translating into MKDIKTFRIVFLYIFLLLCCNFISANPSDKSDEQYNKVAVLIDDNQYEQAIQLGKEILKNGQKLGDFKKSRLYNNIGYCYYKLEKFEEAYNFYLKALAIDSTYFLCLNNISAVLIKQKRYEEALPYLNKAHALEGRYVKVIFNLFVTYINLKNVEMAKHYLKKALKIDKDYTLKRLKRNGATDKQIMEIQKFLKDN; encoded by the coding sequence ATGAAAGATATAAAAACATTTAGGATAGTTTTCCTGTATATTTTTTTATTATTATGTTGCAATTTTATTTCTGCTAATCCCTCAGACAAATCAGATGAACAATATAATAAAGTAGCAGTTTTAATAGATGACAATCAATATGAACAAGCGATTCAACTAGGCAAGGAAATATTAAAAAATGGTCAGAAATTGGGCGATTTTAAAAAATCAAGATTATATAATAACATAGGGTATTGTTACTATAAATTAGAAAAATTCGAAGAAGCATATAATTTTTACTTAAAAGCTTTAGCAATAGATAGCACTTATTTCTTATGTCTTAATAACATATCTGCAGTTTTAATAAAACAAAAGAGATACGAAGAAGCTCTACCCTATCTAAATAAAGCCCATGCGTTAGAGGGGAGGTATGTTAAAGTTATCTTCAATCTCTTTGTAACATATATTAATTTAAAGAATGTAGAAATGGCTAAGCACTATTTAAAAAAGGCTTTAAAAATTGACAAAGACTACACATTAAAAAGATTAAAACGAAATGGGGCCACAGATAAGCAGATTATGGAAATCCAGAAATTTCTTAAGGATAATTGA
- a CDS encoding tetratricopeptide repeat protein, whose amino-acid sequence MVEIFKFCLFLNLSKGKSKVFFWVLSLIVLLLCQDLRTEELQQEYFKPENILRFAEYLYQEGDYLRAAGEFERYLYCFDSFPEDADSILFKIGICYKKSKEYPKSITFFKKIIDLFPQSLHFSDSCYQIAHVYFLMGRNEESIKASDAYSPLIKSDEKRRKFKQLNTLNFIHQKKWDEAKSLLGSLNNKFGQESLSFLLGEAVEKGKNLPRKNRFLAGLMSAVVPGTGKIYTHRTLDGLVSMFTVAVTGWLSYKAFQKEGMNSTRGWAYGTMGAFFYLGNIYGSVVAVNIYNRELESKYFKGLEVTVNVYF is encoded by the coding sequence ATGGTCGAGATTTTTAAATTTTGTCTATTCCTGAATCTTTCAAAAGGGAAAAGCAAGGTCTTTTTTTGGGTATTGAGTCTTATAGTTCTGCTTCTCTGCCAAGACTTAAGAACAGAAGAACTCCAGCAAGAATATTTCAAGCCAGAAAATATCCTCCGCTTTGCCGAGTATCTCTATCAGGAAGGAGATTACCTGCGTGCAGCTGGAGAATTCGAGCGATACCTCTACTGTTTTGATTCTTTTCCTGAGGATGCGGATTCGATTTTATTTAAGATTGGTATTTGTTATAAGAAAAGCAAGGAATACCCAAAGTCAATAACCTTTTTTAAAAAAATCATAGATCTTTTTCCTCAAAGTCTCCATTTTTCTGACTCTTGTTATCAGATTGCTCATGTCTATTTTTTAATGGGAAGGAATGAGGAGTCGATCAAGGCTTCCGATGCTTATTCTCCCTTAATTAAATCTGATGAGAAAAGAAGAAAGTTTAAGCAGTTGAATACCCTTAACTTCATCCACCAAAAAAAGTGGGATGAGGCAAAGAGTTTGCTCGGTTCTCTGAATAACAAATTTGGACAGGAATCTTTATCTTTTCTCCTTGGTGAAGCTGTTGAAAAGGGAAAGAACCTTCCCAGGAAAAACAGATTCTTAGCGGGTCTTATGTCAGCCGTTGTTCCAGGTACTGGAAAGATTTATACCCATCGCACTCTGGATGGCCTTGTATCCATGTTTACTGTTGCTGTGACCGGCTGGCTATCCTATAAGGCTTTCCAAAAAGAGGGAATGAATTCTACTCGAGGATGGGCTTATGGGACAATGGGAGCATTTTTTTATCTTGGCAATATCTACGGTTCTGTTGTGGCAGTGAATATATACAACAGGGAGCTGGAAAGCAAGTATTTCAAAGGATTAGAAGTAACTGTCAATGTTTATTTTTAA
- the yidD gene encoding membrane protein insertion efficiency factor YidD has protein sequence MRFRIGFLVFFGVFLLNLTASSQSKEELSFIISPKQAIAERKVKSLSIFKNETSELKLAFLGVIRFYQFFISSQDQPVCNFTVSCSRFGISAIKKFGIFHGFLMASDRIQRCNGLGRRYYPIDPQIGLSIDYPVEDYFLGRAKKNGRDF, from the coding sequence ATGAGATTTAGAATAGGATTCCTTGTCTTTTTTGGAGTTTTCTTGCTGAATTTAACCGCTTCTTCTCAGTCCAAAGAAGAGCTTTCATTTATTATAAGTCCCAAACAGGCAATAGCAGAAAGAAAAGTAAAATCCCTCTCTATATTTAAGAATGAAACTTCAGAACTGAAACTGGCTTTCCTGGGGGTTATCAGGTTTTATCAGTTTTTCATCTCTTCCCAAGATCAACCTGTTTGCAATTTCACCGTGAGTTGCTCGAGATTTGGAATCTCTGCTATCAAAAAATTTGGAATTTTTCATGGTTTCCTCATGGCTTCAGATAGGATCCAGAGATGCAATGGGCTTGGGAGGAGGTACTATCCGATAGATCCCCAGATCGGTCTTTCCATTGACTATCCTGTCGAAGACTATTTTCTTGGTAGGGCGAAGAAAAATGGTCGAGATTTTTAA